The following are encoded in a window of Nitrospinota bacterium genomic DNA:
- the dsrH gene encoding sulfurtransferase complex subunit TusB, which yields MLFTVNKSPFTTDNLKSCLRFAGKEAPVLLYEDGVYGAQAGTALEGLVKDALQGRAVYALKEDLAARGIDKLIDGVRVVDYAGFVDLVAEHNVCPWI from the coding sequence ATGCTTTTCACCGTTAACAAATCGCCGTTTACAACGGACAATCTGAAAAGCTGCCTCCGCTTCGCGGGCAAAGAGGCCCCGGTGCTGCTCTACGAAGACGGGGTATACGGCGCGCAGGCCGGCACCGCGCTGGAAGGACTGGTTAAGGACGCGCTCCAGGGGCGCGCCGTCTATGCGCTGAAAGAAGACCTCGCCGCCCGCGGCATCGATAAGCTGATCGACGGGGTGCGGGTGGTGGATTACGCCGGGTTTGTGGATTTGGTGGCGGAGCACAATGTCTGCCCCTGGATATGA
- a CDS encoding HEAT repeat domain-containing protein: MPQREQLKELLRTKRFEEVEQMAIKDKHWLRSLVSILYEGDELLLHRAAAVWGRLALSAPSSIRRYMSRLAWQLNDESGNIGKGSPQVIAEVARHNIDLARDVIPVTTHYLDDRGMLPGVLWGIGRVGEIHRAPVLDTVPELRALLNDADAAIRGNAAWALGKLRVAEAAPGLRLLVDDNREVSIYENDEMNRWTVKEVAGRALAALALNSNAHPPPTGA; this comes from the coding sequence GTGCCCCAACGGGAACAACTGAAAGAACTGTTGCGGACGAAACGTTTTGAGGAAGTGGAACAGATGGCGATAAAGGATAAGCACTGGCTGCGGAGCCTCGTGTCCATCCTCTATGAGGGGGACGAACTGCTGCTCCACCGGGCCGCGGCGGTCTGGGGCCGATTGGCTCTCTCCGCCCCCTCTTCCATCAGGCGGTACATGAGCCGCCTCGCGTGGCAGCTTAACGACGAGTCGGGCAACATTGGCAAAGGCTCGCCGCAGGTGATCGCCGAAGTGGCGCGGCACAACATCGATCTCGCGCGCGATGTTATCCCCGTAACCACCCACTACCTTGATGACCGGGGGATGCTCCCCGGCGTGTTGTGGGGAATCGGCCGCGTGGGGGAAATCCATCGCGCCCCGGTGCTGGACACGGTGCCGGAACTGCGCGCCTTGTTAAACGACGCCGATGCCGCGATCAGGGGAAACGCCGCCTGGGCATTGGGAAAACTCCGCGTGGCGGAGGCGGCCCCCGGACTGCGGCTGTTGGTGGACGACAACCGCGAAGTGTCCATTTACGAAAACGATGAGATGAACCGTTGGACCGTGAAAGAAGTCGCCGGGCGCGCGCTTGCCGCCTTGGCGTTGAATAGCAACGCACACCCGCCGCCGACGGGCGCATAA
- the tusD gene encoding sulfurtransferase complex subunit TusD produces the protein MKFAVLVLEGPYQHQASDSAYHFTTAALKKGHEVIGIFFYNDGVHNATSLMTPPQDDRHISKRWSDLVQQHKIDTIACIAAAKRRGITDGNLAPGSRISGLGQLTELGINADRLITFGD, from the coding sequence ATGAAATTCGCTGTACTGGTTCTTGAGGGGCCATATCAGCATCAGGCCTCTGATAGCGCTTACCATTTCACGACGGCGGCTCTGAAAAAGGGGCACGAGGTCATCGGCATATTCTTCTACAACGACGGCGTTCATAACGCCACCAGCCTTATGACCCCCCCGCAGGACGACCGCCACATCAGCAAGCGCTGGTCCGACCTCGTTCAACAGCACAAGATCGACACCATCGCCTGCATCGCCGCCGCCAAACGCCGCGGGATAACGGACGGCAACCTGGCGCCGGGATCGCGCATATCGGGGCTGGGGCAGTTGACGGAACTGGGAATTAACGCCGATCGCCTGATAACCTTTGGAGACTGA
- the dsrA gene encoding dissimilatory-type sulfite reductase subunit alpha — MDKNPKINAKTPMLDELEKGPWPSFVTEIKRAATDTPMAVDLLRQVEQSYNDRMGHWKHGGLVGVRGYGSGIIGRYSGKAEQFPEVAQFHTMRILPPAGWFYTSEALNELCDIWDKHGSKLTNLHGSTGDIILLGTKTDGLEPTFQALTHAGWDLGGSGSATRTPSCCVGPARCEMSCYDTLDVTEVITREFQDTIHRPAWPYKFKFKMSGCPNDCVSGIARSDFAIIGVWRDQIRIDQAALPEYTNIPGFDIKRDVCDLCPTKCIDWDGKTMKINDKECVHCMHCLNVMPKALRVGKEKGAAIMLGAKAPIVEGALMGSVIVPFMKMEPPYTEMKDLIQRIWDFWEEYGNNRERVGELVNRVGLANFVEAIGLEPNPYMVMHPRENPYVFYNVEEGED, encoded by the coding sequence ATGGACAAAAACCCGAAGATAAACGCAAAGACCCCCATGCTGGACGAGCTTGAGAAAGGCCCGTGGCCCAGCTTCGTGACGGAAATCAAGCGCGCCGCCACGGACACCCCGATGGCCGTGGACCTGCTGAGGCAGGTCGAGCAGTCCTATAACGACCGGATGGGGCACTGGAAGCACGGTGGCCTTGTCGGCGTGCGCGGTTACGGCTCCGGCATCATCGGCCGCTACTCCGGCAAAGCCGAGCAATTTCCCGAAGTGGCGCAATTCCACACCATGCGCATCCTTCCCCCCGCCGGCTGGTTTTACACCTCCGAGGCGCTGAACGAGTTGTGCGACATATGGGACAAACATGGATCCAAACTGACCAACCTGCACGGCTCCACCGGCGACATAATTCTGCTGGGCACCAAGACCGACGGGCTTGAGCCGACCTTCCAGGCCCTCACGCACGCCGGATGGGATTTGGGCGGCTCCGGCTCCGCCACGCGCACGCCAAGCTGCTGCGTCGGCCCGGCCCGCTGCGAAATGTCGTGCTACGACACGCTGGATGTTACCGAAGTCATCACCCGCGAATTTCAGGATACCATCCACCGCCCGGCGTGGCCCTACAAGTTCAAGTTCAAGATGTCCGGCTGCCCCAACGACTGCGTATCCGGCATCGCCCGCTCCGATTTCGCCATCATCGGCGTATGGCGCGACCAGATACGGATCGACCAGGCGGCGCTTCCCGAGTATACGAATATCCCCGGTTTCGACATCAAGCGCGATGTTTGCGACCTCTGCCCGACCAAGTGCATCGACTGGGACGGCAAGACCATGAAGATCAACGACAAGGAATGCGTCCACTGCATGCATTGCCTCAACGTCATGCCGAAGGCGCTCCGCGTCGGCAAGGAAAAAGGGGCCGCCATCATGCTCGGCGCGAAAGCCCCCATTGTGGAAGGGGCGCTGATGGGTTCGGTCATCGTCCCTTTCATGAAGATGGAGCCGCCGTACACGGAAATGAAAGACCTCATACAGCGGATATGGGATTTCTGGGAGGAATACGGCAATAACCGCGAGCGCGTCGGCGAACTGGTCAACCGCGTCGGTCTTGCCAACTTCGTCGAAGCCATCGGGCTGGAGCCGAATCCGTACATGGTCATGCACCCGCGTGAAAACCCGTATGTGTTCTACAACGTGGAAGAAGGCGAAGACTGA
- the tusC gene encoding sulfurtransferase complex subunit TusC, with protein MPDDIRGEEETSEEKTKFLFIFKRAPHGTIYPYEGLEVILIMAAYDQDITAAFVDDGVYCLKKGQDTTGLGIKEFAKTFKVLEPYGVEHLYVDRASLEARGLTEEDLVTGVEVVEAEEIANVISAQKVILPF; from the coding sequence ATGCCCGACGACATACGCGGTGAAGAGGAAACAAGCGAAGAGAAGACAAAGTTCCTCTTCATCTTCAAGAGGGCGCCGCACGGCACCATCTACCCTTATGAGGGGCTGGAAGTAATCCTCATCATGGCGGCCTACGACCAGGATATCACCGCCGCTTTTGTGGACGACGGCGTTTACTGCCTGAAAAAGGGACAGGATACAACCGGCCTTGGCATCAAGGAGTTTGCCAAAACCTTCAAAGTGCTGGAACCGTACGGCGTGGAACACCTTTATGTCGACCGCGCCTCGCTTGAAGCGCGGGGACTCACCGAAGAAGACCTGGTCACCGGCGTTGAAGTTGTTGAAGCCGAAGAAATCGCGAACGTCATCAGCGCGCAGAAGGTCATTCTGCCGTTTTAA